ACAAATGACCTGTTAATCATGCCCGTACGGTTTAACACTTTTCATTGTAGTGAATTGCAGGCTAAGCGGGTGTTTTAGCCGACAAATACTTGAATAAACAGGAGCCGACATTCTGTAATTGTTCCAAATAAAACAAGGGCAGATTTATTTTTTTTTTCAACATTTTAATCAGATATTCGTCGTCCTGTCAAAAAATTCTTCAACTGCCCATATTGAAGAATTTGTATTCGAGAACACCCAAATTATAAACACGATTAATTTTTTTTGATTAAATGAATAAAACTTGCGAACAAGTTTGGGAGAAGTGTCTGAATATAATCAGGGATATTGTGGAATGGCAACCATTCAAAACATGGTTTGAACCAATAAAACCAGTAAAGCTAGAAAACAATGTTTTAACGATCCAGGTCCCCAGCCAGTTTTTTTACGAGTACCTGGAAGAACACTATGTCGGACTGTTAGGAAAAACGATCAAGCGCGAATTAGGAAAAGAAGCAAGACTGGAATATCGGATAGTAGTAGAGAATGGCACCCCCCATCAACATCCTAAAACGGTGAATATGCCTACGCAGTTTACCAAGCCTCAGAAGGATAGTGAAGTAGATTTTCCGTTAACGATACAAAATCCGGTGAAGAACCCTTTCGTCATTCCGGGTATCAAACGCGTGCAGATAGATTCCCAGCTGAACCACAACTACACCTTTGAATCCTTTATTGAAGGAGATTGCAACCGTGTGGCCCGCAGGGCCGGCAAAACGGTGTCCGACAAACCGGGCGGCACATCCTTCAACCCGCTCGTGATCTACGGTGGTGTGGGCCTTGGCAAAACCCACCTGGCACAGGCCATCGGCAATGAAGTGAAAAGGCAGAACCCCAACAAGGCCGTGCTTTACGTCAGCGCCGAAAAATTCATCAATCAGTTCATCGATCACTCCAAGAATAATATTATTAACGATTTCATACACTTCTACCAGTTAATAGATGTACTGATCGTTGATGATATACAGTTCTTTGCCCGTGCGGAGAAATCGCAGGATGCGTTCTTTGCCATCTTCAACCACATCCATCAGAGCGGCAAACAGCTGATCCTTACATCGGACAAACCGCCGAAGGATCTGGACGGCCTCCAGGAACGCCTGCTCAGCCGGTTCCGCTGGGGCCTCAGCGCGGATATGCAGATACCCGACTTTGAGACCCGCATGGAAATACTGGAAATGAAGATGCGGAACGACGGCCTCGAAATGCCGAAGGAAGTTGTGAAGTACGTAGCTTACAATATCCAGAGCAATGTAAGAGAACTGGAAGGTGCACTGATCTCGCTGCTAGCCCAGTCTTCCCTCAACCGCAAAGAGATAGACCTGGAACTGGCCAAGCGCGTGCTGAAATCCTTCGTGAAAACATCCTCCAAGGAGATCACGATCGAAAGCATCCAGAAAATGGTCTGCGAATATTTCGATGTGCCGTATGACAAGCTGCTGCAGAAAACCCGCAAGCGCGAGATCGTTCAGGCCCGCCAGATCACCATGTACCTGGCCAAGAGCTTTACCAAGAATTCATTAAAGACCATCGGCGAACACTTCGGCGGACGGGACCACACCACCGTGATCCACTCCTGCCAGACGGTGAAAGATCTGATGGATACGGACAACAGTTTCCGTGACAGCGTTATAGAGCTGCAACAAAAAGTGCAACTCGCCGCAATGTAACAATCCATGTAACCCTATCGCAACTATCCTTGCAAAAATATTTGATACCGGGCCAGGCGCCCGGTATCTTTTTTATATGCAAAACTGTAGTGCCGGCAGGAATTATGTGCGTGTACACCCTGTTCAGTACCACCGGCAGCGCGGAAAGTGCGGGTGCAAACCGGCTCAGGATCACGGGTAACAACGCGGGCCGGCGCGGGCATAAACCCTGCTCCGGGTCACATACCGCATCGCCGTTGTGCCGGACACGCATTAAAGCAGCGCATCCAGCTTCGTCTGCCATTGCCGCTCCATGGCTTTGACCTCCGCTTCCGGTATGCCATATGTACTGATCCATGCCCATACAACAATATCGGCATCCGGACTGTACCTGTCCAGTATCAGCCGGAACAAGGCATCGTTCATCCCGGGAATAGTGCCGCAAAAATCCTGCGGAGGATTGAAATAGGCAACGGCGC
This genomic stretch from Chitinophaga sp. XS-30 harbors:
- the dnaA gene encoding chromosomal replication initiator protein DnaA; this translates as MNKTCEQVWEKCLNIIRDIVEWQPFKTWFEPIKPVKLENNVLTIQVPSQFFYEYLEEHYVGLLGKTIKRELGKEARLEYRIVVENGTPHQHPKTVNMPTQFTKPQKDSEVDFPLTIQNPVKNPFVIPGIKRVQIDSQLNHNYTFESFIEGDCNRVARRAGKTVSDKPGGTSFNPLVIYGGVGLGKTHLAQAIGNEVKRQNPNKAVLYVSAEKFINQFIDHSKNNIINDFIHFYQLIDVLIVDDIQFFARAEKSQDAFFAIFNHIHQSGKQLILTSDKPPKDLDGLQERLLSRFRWGLSADMQIPDFETRMEILEMKMRNDGLEMPKEVVKYVAYNIQSNVRELEGALISLLAQSSLNRKEIDLELAKRVLKSFVKTSSKEITIESIQKMVCEYFDVPYDKLLQKTRKREIVQARQITMYLAKSFTKNSLKTIGEHFGGRDHTTVIHSCQTVKDLMDTDNSFRDSVIELQQKVQLAAM